A portion of the Mesobacillus jeotgali genome contains these proteins:
- a CDS encoding response regulator transcription factor — protein MEQYNVLVVDDEKEIRDAIEIYLKNEGIKVIKAADGIEAIEKLNEQPVHLILLDVMMPRQDGITTTFRIREDKNIPIIILSAKAEDTDKILGLQVGADDYVTKPFNPLELIARVKSQLRRYVMLGTYEGKAKIIDLNGLTLDQSSKEVTAHGEPVKLTPIEYKILELLMTNAGRVFSINDIYERVWKEPSYNAENTVAVHIRKIREKIEIDPKNPRFLKVVWGIGYKIEK, from the coding sequence GTGGAACAATACAATGTGCTCGTTGTTGATGATGAAAAAGAAATACGTGATGCTATTGAGATTTATTTGAAGAATGAAGGGATCAAGGTAATCAAGGCTGCGGATGGAATCGAGGCAATCGAGAAGCTGAATGAGCAGCCTGTTCATTTAATCCTGCTCGATGTGATGATGCCTCGGCAGGACGGGATTACGACGACCTTCCGAATTCGGGAGGATAAGAATATCCCAATCATTATTTTGAGCGCTAAAGCAGAGGATACGGACAAAATCCTCGGGCTTCAGGTCGGTGCTGATGACTATGTGACAAAGCCTTTCAATCCGCTCGAATTGATTGCGAGAGTGAAATCACAGCTCAGGAGATATGTCATGCTCGGTACATATGAAGGGAAGGCAAAGATTATTGACCTGAATGGCCTGACACTGGACCAATCTTCAAAGGAGGTCACTGCCCATGGCGAACCGGTAAAATTGACGCCAATCGAGTACAAGATCCTCGAGCTGCTGATGACAAACGCCGGCAGAGTGTTCTCCATAAATGATATTTATGAGCGTGTATGGAAGGAACCGAGCTACAATGCCGAAAACACAGTAGCGGTTCATATCCGCAAAATTCGCGAAAAAATAGAGATTGATCCGAAGAATCCAAGATTTTTGAAGGTGGTGTGGGGGATTGGATATAAAATCGAAAAGTAA